Proteins from a genomic interval of Myxococcota bacterium:
- a CDS encoding 4a-hydroxytetrahydrobiopterin dehydratase, with translation MARPAKLTPEQLEQALRGLAGWTLADGKLHREFRFADFSAAFAFMTRVALEAEKRDHHPDWSNVWNRVVVDLVTHDAGGVTELDVALAQRIGELAA, from the coding sequence ATGGCACGCCCGGCAAAGCTCACGCCCGAGCAGCTCGAGCAGGCGCTGCGCGGGCTCGCCGGCTGGACGCTCGCGGACGGGAAGCTGCACCGCGAGTTCCGCTTCGCCGACTTCAGCGCCGCCTTCGCGTTCATGACTCGCGTCGCGCTCGAGGCCGAGAAGCGCGACCACCATCCCGATTGGTCCAACGTGTGGAACCGCGTGGTGGTGGACCTGGTCACGCACGACGCCGGCGGAGTCACCGAGCTCGACGTCGCGCTGGCCCAGCGCATC